In Bacillota bacterium, the DNA window CGAGGGTAGAGCGATTAAGATTCATCCCCTGGTGTGTACTGCCTATAACGCTGACTTTGACGGAGACCAAATGGCGGTCCACGTACCCCTATCTGCTGAGGCTCAGGCGGAGGCAAGACTGTTGATGTTGTCTTCCCACAACATTCTGCTTCCCGCCAGTGGTAAGCCTGTTACCACTCCGGCTCAGGATATGGTAATTGGCATCTACTATCTCACATCGGAGCGGGATGGGGCTAAGGGTGAGGGCAAGTACTTCAAGGATGCCGACGAGGTACGAATTGCCTACGATGAGGATATTGTCGAACTACACTCTAAGATCAAGGTAAGACTCAATGGGCAGTGGTTGGAGACCACTCCCGGTCGCCTGTTCTTTAATGAAATTTTGCCCAAGGAGTTGGGATACTACAATCAGACGGTGGGCCGGAAAGAGCTGGGCAATCTAGTGGCGGAATTGTATCAGCGCTTTGGTAGTACCAAAACGGCACGGGTCTTGGACGAGATTAAGACCTTGGGCTTCCACTACGCGACCATTTCCGGAACCACCATTGGTCTCGTTGATATCAAAATCCCCGATAGCAAGACGGAGATTCTCAACGAGGCTGAGGACCAAGTGGGGTTGGTGGAAACTCAGCATCGCCGTGGTCTGTTGACCGGGGAAGAGCGGACCCAACGCATCATCGATATTTGGACCTCCGCGAAGGATAAGGTTACCCGAGACATGTGGGAGAACCTGGGTCACTTCAACTCGGTATACATGATGGCCAACTCCGGAGCTCGAGGTAACATTTCTCAGTTGAGCCAGTTGTCGGGAATGCGGGGCTTGGTGGCTGACCCAACGGGTAAGACCATCGAGATTCCCATTCGCCACAACTTCCGGGAAGGGTTGACGGTACTGGAATACTTTATTTCAACCCACGGAACCAGAAAGGGACTGGCCGACACCGCGCTGCGGACGGCAGACTCTGGATATCTCACCCGGCGGTTGGTGGACGTGGCTCAGGATGTCATCGTTCGGGAGCATGATTGTGGTGTTGACCACGGCATTGCCGTGGGGGCAATTAAGGAGATCTCCGGTGACTCGGAGGAGATCATCGAGCCTCTACGGGAGAGATTGGTCGGCAGAGTGCCCTTGGCCGATGTGGTTCATCCCGCCACTGGAGAAGTGTTGGCAGAAGCTGGGAGGATGATCGATGAGGCAATGGCCAAGGCCATTGAAGACAGTGGCCTGGAGAAGGTGGAAATCCGGTCGGTACTCACCTGTCAGACCAGGCACGGCGTCTGCTCCCTGTGCTATGGTCGCAACCTGGCCACCGGCAGCTTGGTAGATGTCGGTGAGGCAGTGGGCACTATTGCTGCTCAGTCCATCGGTGAGCCTGGAACTCAGCTGACGATGAGAACCTTCCACACCGGTGGAGTTGCTGGGGATGACATCACCGCAGGTCTGCCTCGGGTAGAGGAGCTCTTTGAGGCTCGCAAGCCCAAGGGGCAAGCGGTGATGACGGAAGTGGCCGGAACGGTGAAGCTGACCGAGACCAAGAAGGTGCGCAAGGCGATAGTAACTACTGCCGATGGCGAGGAACACAGCTACACCTTGCCCTACGGTGCCCGCTTGAAGGTCAGGGACGGCAGCGTCGTCACTGCCGGGGATCCTCTGACTGAGGGACCGATTAATCCCCATGATATCCTGCGGATTAAAGGTCCCCGGGACGTCCAGGTTTATCTGGTCCGAGAGGTACAAGAGGTCTACGGTTCCCAGGGCGTAGATATTAATGACAAGCACATTGAGGTCATCATTCGCCAGATGATGAGGAAAGTGAAGGTTGAGGACCCTGGCGATACGGAGCTGCTTCCCGGTGGGCTTGTGGACTATTTCGCCTTCCAGGAGGCCAATGCTAAGGCCCTAGAGCAGGGCCTAGAGCCAGCAACGGCAAAACCGGTCCTGTTGGGAATCACTAAGGCTTCCTTGGCCACCGAGAGCTTCTTGTCGGCAGCCAGCTTCCAAGAGACCACCAGGGTCTTGACGGAAGCAGCGATCCAGGGCAAGAGCGACCATCTCCTGGGACTAAAGGAAAATGTAATTATTGGAAAGCTAATTCCGGCGGGTACCGGTATGGCTCGGTATCGCAGCATTGAAGTCGACACACCGGCGGATCTTCAGGAGTCGATGGATGCCGAGGAACAATTGGTTACCGCCCAGGCTGATTAGAATAGATAAGTAGACAGTTCGGACTGACAGGGTTTCGGGATCAGAGGAAAACCTTTGGTCTCGAAACCCTATACGATAACTGATGAATTTTCGCCGGCAAAGGTCCTTGACAGGCGTTTTGGCCGGTGCTACAATTATCAAGTGTGTCTGAGGTGATTCTACAGGTCAAAGGGGGACGGGGCGCTTGCTAGCCACACTTCAAAAGACCAAGGCCAAGGTAATCGGCGCCAAGCAGACAACTCGGGCACTGAACTTAGATAAAGTTGCTTGTTGTTTTGTGGCCCTCGATGCCCAGGAGCATGTGACTGAGCCGATTAGACGCCTCTGTGAAAAGAGACACGTAGAGATCATTGAGGTTCCCAGTATGAAAGAGCTCGGAGTGGCTTGCGGCATAGACGTAGGTGCAGCTGTTGCAGCCATTTTGATAGAAGAGCATACCGCATAGAAAGGGGGATAAGTATGCCGACAATCAATCAGCTGGTCCGCAAGGGACGTAAGAAGGTCAGCAAGAAGAGCAAGGCCCCTGCTCTGCAGTTCAACTACAACACCTATAAGGGTGATACTGTAGAGAGTAGCGGCTCACCTCAGAAGCGGGGCGTGTGTACTCGGGTGTATACAATAACCCCCCGAAAGCCTAACTCTGCTTTGCGGAAAGTAGCCCGTGTACGCTTGTCCAATGGAATTGAAGTTACTTCCTACATTCCCGGTGAGGGGCACAACCTGCAGGAACACTCCATCGTTCTGATTCGCGGTGGTAGAGTTAGAGACCTGCCTGGAGTTCCTTACCACGTGATTCGAGGCACTTTGGACGCAGCCGGAGTCGAGGACCGTCGCCAGGCTCGCTCCAAGTATGGCGCCAAGCGTCCGAAGTAGAGTGCTGCAGTAGGGATAACTAGAGGATTTGGGTAAATGTTTTGTAGTAAAGGGGGGGAAAGAATGCCGAGACGTGGTTATGTTCCAAAACGGGAGATTATTCCGGATCCCATCTACAATAGTGAGACTGTAACCCGATTGATCAATGCCATGATGCTTGATGGCAAGCGGGGTACTGCTGAAAAGATCATGTATGAGGCCCTAGAGATTGTCCGAGAAAAAGCGGGACGAGATCCTTTAGAGGTCTTAGAAGAGGGGCTTAAGAACATCACCCCGGTGCTTGAGGTTAAGGCAAGACGGGTCGGTGGTGCTACTTATCAGGTTCCTGTGGAAGTGAGACCAGAACGGCGGCGCTCGTTGTCCTTGCGGTGGTTGGTGCAATTTGCCCGGACCCGAGGGGAGAGGCGGATGGCCGAGCGGCTGGCAGCAGAGATCCTCGATGCTGCCAACAACCAAGGTGGAGCTGTGCGAAGGAAGGAAGAAACCCATCGAATGGCGGAGGCGAACAGAGCTTTTGCCCATTACCGTTGGTAAGCTGTGCAGCGTAGTGAGAGCGTTGGGGTGGGCCGATGACAAGCTATATGTTGAGCAATAGTAGTTACCTGGTTAGGAGGAAAACTTTTGGCAAGACAATTCAGTATCGAAAAGACTAGAAATATCGGCATTATGGCTCATATCGATGCCGGTAAAACTACCACAACTGAGCGAATCCTCTTCTACACCGGGCGTGTGCATAAGCTGGGAGAGACCCATGACGGCGCAGCTACCATGGACTGGATGGTGCAAGAGAAGGAACGGGGAATTACGATTACGTCCGCCGCAACTACAGCCCAGTGGCGAGGTCATCGCATTAATATTATTGACACGCCCGGCCACGTGGACTTTACGGTGGAAGTGGAGCGGTCATTGCGAGTACTAGATGGCGCCGTGGCTGTATTCTGTTCCGTTGGTGGTGTTGAGCCCCAATCGGAGAACGTTTGGCGGCAAGCGGACAAATATAAAGTTCCGAGGATAGCCTACGTTAACAAGATGGACCGGGTCGGCGCAGATTTCCGTCGAGCCGTTGAGATGATGCGAGAGCGGCTAGGCGCAAATGCCATTCCCATTCAACTGCCCATCGGAGCAGAAGACGAGTTTGTGGGTATGGTGGATTTGATCCAAATGCGGGCCCATATCTTTACGGACGACCTAGGAACGATTGATGAACAGACCGACATTCCCGCGGATATGGTCGAGGAAGTCGAGGAAGCTCGGACTGAGTTGATCGAAGCGATTTGTGAGACTGACGATGAGCTGATGATGCAATATCTCGAGGGTGAAGAGATTGCGCCGGAGGATTTGATGGCGGCGCTGCGTCGGGCCTGCATCGCGGTCAAGATTGTCCCGGTTCTGTGCGGTTCGTCCTTTAAGAATAAGGGAGTCCAGTTGTTGCTGGACGCGGTGGTTGATTATTTGCCTTCACCTGCAGACATCGATGCGGTTGAGGGTGTCAATCCCAACACCGGGGAAAGGGATAGCCGAGAGCTCAACGATGAGGCTCCTTTCTCTGCCTTGGCCTTCAAGGTCATGTCTGACCCTTACGTTGGTAGGTTGTGTTTCTTCCGAGTCTATTCTGGAGCTGTGAATGCTGGCTCCTATATATACAACGCCTCCAAGGGTCGCAAGGAACGCATTGGTCGGATTCTGCAGATGCACGCAAATCATCGCGAAGAGATAGAGACCGTTTATAGCGGAGATATCGCCGCGGCCATTGGATTCAAGGATACCGGTACCGGAGATACCTTGTGTGATGAGACCAATCCCATCATCTTGGAGAATCTCGATTTTCCGGAGCCGGTAATCAGTATGGCTGTAGAGCCCAAGACCAAGGCGGACCTAGACAAGTTGGGCGTTGGTTTGCAGCGGTTGGCGGAAGAGGATCCCACTTTCCAAGTGGAGACCGATGAAGAGACCGGTCAAACAGTGATTTCTGGGATGGGTGAACTGCATCTTGAGGTCATTGTCGACCGGCTACTGCGGGAGTTCAAGGTTGAGGCCAATATCGGTAAGCCTCAGGTGGCTTACAGAGAAACTATCCGCAAAGCGGTTTCCACTGAGGGCAAATTCGTC includes these proteins:
- the rpsL gene encoding 30S ribosomal protein S12 → MPTINQLVRKGRKKVSKKSKAPALQFNYNTYKGDTVESSGSPQKRGVCTRVYTITPRKPNSALRKVARVRLSNGIEVTSYIPGEGHNLQEHSIVLIRGGRVRDLPGVPYHVIRGTLDAAGVEDRRQARSKYGAKRPK
- a CDS encoding 50S ribosomal protein L7Ae-like protein; amino-acid sequence: MLATLQKTKAKVIGAKQTTRALNLDKVACCFVALDAQEHVTEPIRRLCEKRHVEIIEVPSMKELGVACGIDVGAAVAAILIEEHTA
- the rpoC gene encoding DNA-directed RNA polymerase subunit beta', which produces MLDVNNFDQIRIGLASPEMIRAWSSGEVKKPETINYRTLKPEREGLFCEKIFGPTKDWECHCGKYKRVRYKGVVCDRCGVEVTRAKVRRERMGHIELAAPVSHIWYFKGIPSRMGLLLDMSPRTLERVLYFASYIVLEPGDTGLTKKELLNEAEYREYRDKYGTGFRAGMGAEAIKVLLEELDLDKMAEELRAEIRETTGQRRSRAIRRLEVVEAFRNSGNRPEWMILDVIPVIPPELRPMVQLDGGRFATSDLNDLYRRVINRNNRLKRLLELEAPDIIVRNEKRMLQEAVDALIDNGRRGRPVTGPGNRPLKSLTDMLKGKQGRFRQNLLGKRVDYSGRSVIVVGPELKMHQCGLPKEMALELFKPFVMKRLVDEGFAHNIKSAKRMVERLQPEVWDVLEEVIKEHPVLLNRAPTLHRLGIQAFEPVLVEGRAIKIHPLVCTAYNADFDGDQMAVHVPLSAEAQAEARLLMLSSHNILLPASGKPVTTPAQDMVIGIYYLTSERDGAKGEGKYFKDADEVRIAYDEDIVELHSKIKVRLNGQWLETTPGRLFFNEILPKELGYYNQTVGRKELGNLVAELYQRFGSTKTARVLDEIKTLGFHYATISGTTIGLVDIKIPDSKTEILNEAEDQVGLVETQHRRGLLTGEERTQRIIDIWTSAKDKVTRDMWENLGHFNSVYMMANSGARGNISQLSQLSGMRGLVADPTGKTIEIPIRHNFREGLTVLEYFISTHGTRKGLADTALRTADSGYLTRRLVDVAQDVIVREHDCGVDHGIAVGAIKEISGDSEEIIEPLRERLVGRVPLADVVHPATGEVLAEAGRMIDEAMAKAIEDSGLEKVEIRSVLTCQTRHGVCSLCYGRNLATGSLVDVGEAVGTIAAQSIGEPGTQLTMRTFHTGGVAGDDITAGLPRVEELFEARKPKGQAVMTEVAGTVKLTETKKVRKAIVTTADGEEHSYTLPYGARLKVRDGSVVTAGDPLTEGPINPHDILRIKGPRDVQVYLVREVQEVYGSQGVDINDKHIEVIIRQMMRKVKVEDPGDTELLPGGLVDYFAFQEANAKALEQGLEPATAKPVLLGITKASLATESFLSAASFQETTRVLTEAAIQGKSDHLLGLKENVIIGKLIPAGTGMARYRSIEVDTPADLQESMDAEEQLVTAQAD
- the fusA gene encoding elongation factor G produces the protein MARQFSIEKTRNIGIMAHIDAGKTTTTERILFYTGRVHKLGETHDGAATMDWMVQEKERGITITSAATTAQWRGHRINIIDTPGHVDFTVEVERSLRVLDGAVAVFCSVGGVEPQSENVWRQADKYKVPRIAYVNKMDRVGADFRRAVEMMRERLGANAIPIQLPIGAEDEFVGMVDLIQMRAHIFTDDLGTIDEQTDIPADMVEEVEEARTELIEAICETDDELMMQYLEGEEIAPEDLMAALRRACIAVKIVPVLCGSSFKNKGVQLLLDAVVDYLPSPADIDAVEGVNPNTGERDSRELNDEAPFSALAFKVMSDPYVGRLCFFRVYSGAVNAGSYIYNASKGRKERIGRILQMHANHREEIETVYSGDIAAAIGFKDTGTGDTLCDETNPIILENLDFPEPVISMAVEPKTKADLDKLGVGLQRLAEEDPTFQVETDEETGQTVISGMGELHLEVIVDRLLREFKVEANIGKPQVAYRETIRKAVSTEGKFVRQSGGRGQYGHVVLEIEPLEPGAGFEFENKIVGGVVPKEYIKPVEDGVKEAMASGVLAGYPMVDVRVSLVDGSYHEVDSSEMAFKIAGSIGFKEGARKANPVLLEPIMQVEVVTPEEFMGDVMGDLNSRRGRIEGMEARGNAQAIRALVPLSNMFGYATDLRSATQGRATYTMHFSHYDEVPASLAEEIISKIGGE
- the rpsG gene encoding 30S ribosomal protein S7 — translated: MPRRGYVPKREIIPDPIYNSETVTRLINAMMLDGKRGTAEKIMYEALEIVREKAGRDPLEVLEEGLKNITPVLEVKARRVGGATYQVPVEVRPERRRSLSLRWLVQFARTRGERRMAERLAAEILDAANNQGGAVRRKEETHRMAEANRAFAHYRW